From Pseudomonas fluorescens:
TGTGGGAGAGGGCTTGCTCCCTCCCACATTTGGGTTGTGGTGTTTGGGATCTCAACGGTTGGCCAAGGCACCTTGGTAGACGGTCGGGCCCGTCGGTTGCTTGCTCACCGAGCCCCCTTTGCTCTCCGCACTCACCATCAATTCCACGGGCTTGCTGATCGAGGCCTGCTGCCTTGGGTTCAAGCCGATGATGCCTTCGCCATCTTCCGGTAACAGCCCAAGTGACACGGGCTTGCCGCCATTGGGAATCGCCCACAGTTCCAGGCTCTGGTCCGGCGCGGGTGTGGTGATGGCGATGGGTTGCACTTCCAGGTAATCCTTGTGCGCCATGATCTGCGCCGCCGGCTGTTGGGTGGTGGTGATCAGGGTGGCGGTGGACTTGACGTTGTCCTGAGTGTAGAACGCGACGCCGAGGCCGGCGATCACGGCCACGCAGACGCCGATAAACAGGCGTGGACGGCTCCAGAAGGGTGGTTTTGGCTCAATCATGGGGGGGCGGGTCGCGCTCATGGAATTGTTCCTGACAGGTTTTGGAGTCATTTCATTGACTCTGCCCCAGCCATTGGGTTCCTGGGACGCCTCGGAACAATGTGCCGGATACCCAGTCAAACGTCTGCTTTTACCCCTACATCCAGAGGTTGTTTCGATGAAGATTTCACGCGGTTTCGCCCTTTCCTGCCTGATGAGCCTGGCCGCCGCCCCGGTGTTTGCCGCAGGGTTCAGCCTTGGCGACGCGGCCAATGCCATCTCCGGCATGCAAGGGGGTAACAACAAGGCCGCAGCCGCCGCACCGTCGTCCGAGACGGCGGACCTGCTGACCACGCTGACCTCGCAACTGAACATCACCCCCGAACAAGCCGTGGGCGGTACGGGCGCCATGCTGGGCCTGGCCAAGAACAAACTGAGCGGCAACGACTATTCGCAACTGGGTAACAGCGTGCCGGGCCTTGACCAACTGTCGGGCAACAATGCATTGGGCAGCCTCGGGGCCTTGAGCGGGATGCTCGGCCAGAACGGTGGCAGCAAGACCAGCGGCCTGGACGGCCTGCTGGGTAACGTGAAGAACACCAACGACCTGAATACCGCGTTCAGTGCCCTGGGCATGGACAGTGGCATGGTCGGCCAGTTTGCCCCGCTGATCCTGCAATACCTGGGCGGGCAGGGTGCCAACAGCTCGCTGCTGGGTAAACTGGCCCAGGCCTGGGGCACCGGTAGCTAAATACGCTCTGCGCGCAGTTGAGCGATGCGCGCATCCTTCTCCTTCCAGAGCTGGTTCACCCAGTTCTGGACGCTCTGGCGAAACGCTGGATCGTTCTCGTAATCCCCTTGCCACAACGCCGGGTCCAGCTCACGGGTGTGGATATCAATGATCACCTTCGGTACCGCGCCGCTGATCAAATCCCAGAACCCCGGAATCTTTTGCTGCGGGTAGACCACGGTTACGTCAAGCACCGCGTCCAATTGTTCACCCATGGCCGCCAGCACAAACGCCACGCCGCCCGCCTTGGGCTTGAGCAAGTGCGTGAATGGCGAATCCTGCTGCTTGCGCTTGGCCTCGCTGAACCGCGTGCCTTCCAGGTAATTGACCACCGTCACCGGCTGGCGCTTGAACAGCTCGCAGGCTTGCTGGGTGATCTTGAGGTCCTGGCCGGCCAGTTCCGGGTGCCTGGCCAGGAACGCCTTGGTGTAGCGCTTCATGAACGGGTAATCCAGCGCCCACCAGGCCAGGCCGAGGAAGGGTACCCAGATCAGCTCTTTTTTCAGGAAGAATTTGAAGAACGGCGTGCGGCGGTTGAGGGCCTGGATCAGCGCCGGGATGTCCACCCAGGATTGGTGGTTGCTGATCACCAGGTAGCTGGTGTCGCCGCGCAGTTCGTCGCCGCCGCGAATGTCCCACCGGGTGGGGATGCACAAGGAGAAAATAAGCTTGTCGATCTCGGCCCAGGTCTCGGCGATCCACATCACCGCCCATGAGGCATAGTCGCGAAACCGCCCTGGGGCCACCAGCTTGAGCAGGGCAAAGACCATCAGTGGGCCAAACAGCACCAAGGTGTTGAGCAATAGCAGCAGTGTGACCAAACAGCCGGTGAGCAGGCGGCGCATAAGTAACTCTTGGAATCTTGTGGGCGGGCCATCATAAGCAAGCTGAGTCTATAGGCCAAATCGCAAATGGCCGTACGAATGTTTCACAATGTGCCGGTTATGGTGGGGGTGACTAACTAAGTGCTGTCTTTGCGGTCTAGAATCCGCCTACTTCTTTCCGAGGAAATCACTTCGTGAAACTGCTTCTTGCCTCCCTCGCCCTGGCTGCCCTGCCTGTCATGGCCGCCGAGCCGACCCTTTACGGTCGCTACGAATACATCCAGTTGCCGGAGATCGGCGAAACCTTCAAGGCCAAGATGGACACCGGCGCGCTGACCGCCTCACTGTCGGCCCGGGATATTGAGACGTTTACCCGTGATGGCGACGACTGGGTGCGCTTCCGCCTCGGTGGTAAAGACGCCGGCAACAAAGTCTACGAGCACAAGGTGTCGCGCATCAGCAAGATCAAGAGCCGCGCCGACGAAGACGACGAAAAAGACGAAGCCACCGTGGCCAAGCGCCCGGTGATCGACCTGGAAATGTGCCTGGGTAACGTCAAGCGTACCGTCGAGGTCAACCTCACCGACCGCAGCAGCTTCAACTACCCGTTGCTGATCGGCGCCAAGGCCCTGCGTGAGTTCGGCGCGGCGGTCAACCCGGCCCGTCGTTACACGGCCGACAAACCGGACTGCTGATTTGAACCCATGCCCCACATCCTGATTGTCGAAGACGAAGCGGCGATAGCCGACACATTGATTTTCGCCCTGCAAGGCGAGGGTTTCACCACCACCTGGCTGAGCCTTGGCCAGGATGCGTTGGCCCATCAACGCCAGACCCCGGCCGACCTGATCATTCTCGACATCGGCCTGCCGGACATCACCGGCTTTGAAACCTGCAAGCAATTGCGCCGTTTCAGTGAGGTGCCGGTGATGTTCCTCAGTGCACGGGATGGCGAGATCGATCGGGTGGTGGGGCTGGAGATCGGTGCCGACGATTATGTGGTCAAGCCGTTCAGCCCGCGGGAAGTGGCGGCGCGCGTACGGGCGATCCTCAAGCGTGTCGGCCCCGGCGTGGCGCCCGCTGTGTTCCAGGTCGACCTGGAGCGCATGCAGATCAGCTTTCGCGGCCATCCCTTGAGCCTGACGCGCCATGAGTTTCGCCTGCTGCAAAGCCTGCTGGAGCAACCTGAGCGCGTGTTCAGCCGCGAGCAACTGCTGGACGCGGTGGGCGTGCCCGCCGATGCCGGCTATGAGCGCAATATCGACAGCCATATCAAGAGCCTGCGCAGCAAATTACGCAGCGTGGCCGCCGATGCCGAGCCGATCCAGACCCATCGCGGCCTCGGCTACAGTTACAGCCCGAGCCACAGCTGATGCGCCTGGGGCTGCGGATTTTCCTGGTGTATGCGCTGTTCATCGGCCTGACCGGCTACTTCGTGCTCAATACGGTGATGAAGGAAATACGCCCCGGCGTGCGCCAGTCAACCGAAGAAACCCTGGTGGATACGGCCAACCTGCTGGCTGAAGTCCTGCGCGATGACGTCAGGAATGGCACCCTCGGCCAAAGCCACTGGCCGGAGCTGCTCAAGGCCTACGGCAACCGCCAGCCCGGCGCGACCATCTGGGGCCTGCCGAAAAACCAAGTCAACCATCGCATCTACGTGACGGACGCCCAGGGCAAGGTGTTGCTTGACTCCAGTGGCGAAGCGGTGGGCCAGGACTACTCCAAATGGAACGATGTGTACCTCACCCTGCGCGGTGAATACGGCGCGCGCTCCACCCGCAGCGAAGCCGACGACCCCACCTCCTCGGTGATGCACGTGGGGGCGCCGATTCGCGACAATGGCCAGATCATCGGCGTGGTCACCGTGGCCAAGCCCAACAGCTCATTGCAGCCGTATATCGACCGCACCGAGCGGCGCCTGCTCTGGTACGGCGCCGGGCTGGTCATCCTCGGCTTGCTGCTGGGCGCAGTGTTGTCGTGGTGGTTGAGCGTTGCCCTGCGGCGCCTGACCGCCTACGCCGAAGCCGTCAGCGAAGGCCGGCGTGCCGAGTTGCCGCATTACCGCGGCGGCGAGCTGAAGCAGTTATCCACCGCCGTGGAGCATATGCGTACGCAGTTGGAGGGCAAGGCGTACGTCGAGCATTACGTGCACACCCTGACCCACGAATTGAAAAGCCCATTGGCCGCAATTCGCGGCGCGGCGGAGCTGTTGCAGGGTGATATGACCCGTGAGCAGCAGCAGCGCTTCGTCGGCAATATCGACAGCGAAAGCGCGCGTTTGCAGCAGTTGATCGAGCGTCTGCTGAGCCTGGCGCAGGTGGAGCAGCGCCAGGGCCTGGAAGAACAGGTGAGCATCCCGCTGGCGGCCTTGGTCGATGCTGTACTCAACGCCCAATGTGCGCGAATTGAAGGCGCTGGGCTGCAAGTCGAACAGACGATTGCCGCCGATGTGCAGGTGTTCGGCGAGCCCTTCCTGCTGCGCCAGGCCCTGGGCAACCTGCTGGACAATGCCCTGGACTTCACCCCGCCTGGTGGCGTCTTGAGATTCAGCGCACACACCCGGCACAACGATGTACAGATCAGCCTGTTTAACCAGGCCGCGGCGATTCCCGACTACGCCTTGCCGCGCCTGAGCGAGCGTTTCTACTCGTTGCCGCGACCGGCCAGCGGGCGCAAGAGCACCGGCCTGGGTCTCAATTTTGTCGAGGAAGTGATGAAGCTGCACGGCTGCGCCTTGCAGATCGGCAATGTACCTGGTGGCGTGCAAGTGGTGCTGCATCTCCACACAGTCTCCACATTGCCCACATAAATCGCCCACATGGGCTGCGCAGACTCTCCCCATCAAAACAGGGAGAGACCCCATGAACCGCAGCCTGCTTTTCAAACTTGGCGCGATTGCGCTGCTGATCCTGCTGTTGCTGATTCCGTTGCTGATGATCAACGGCATCATCAGCGACCGCCAGCAACTGCGCGATGGTGTCCTGATGGACATCGCCCGCAGCTCCAGCTATGCCCAGCGCCTCACCGGCCCGGTGATGGTGGTGCCGTATCGCAAGACCGTGCGCGAGTGGAAGTTCAATGAAAAACTCAACAAGCGCTACGAGGTCACCCGTGAAGAGCGGGGTCGTCTGTATTTCCTGCCGGACCGTTTTGAGCTCGACGGCAAAGTGCAGACCGAACTGCGCGCACGGGGTATTTACCAGGCGCGGCTGTTCCATGCCGACAACCGTATCAGTGGGCGTTTCGAGCTGCCTGCACAGTTGGGTATCACCGAAGACTTCGCCGATTACCGTTTTGAAGCGGCGTTTCTGGCAGTGGGCATCAGCGACATTCGCGGCATCGAAAATGCGCTGAAGTTGGAGCTGGGCGGCCAGCGCCTGGAATTCGAACCAGGCTCCCTAGTGGACTGGCTGGGGGAGGGCGTGCATGTGACGTTGCCGGAGCAGGACAGTAAAAAGCCAGGTGTGATCGACTTTGCTTTCGACCTGCGCCTGCAAGGCACCGAGCAACTGCAAGTGGTGCCGGTGGGCAAGACCAGTCAGGTGTCCCTGGCCTCCAACTGGCCGCACCCCAGCTTTATCGGCAACTTCCTGCCGGCCCAGCGCGAAGTGACTGACAACGGCTTCACGGCCAACTGGCAGACCTCCTTCTTTTCCACCAACCTCGAACAAGCCCTGCAAACCTGCCTGGACGGGCAGGGCTGCAACGACTTCAACAACCGCAGCTTTGGCGTGAACTTCATCGACCCGGTGGACCAGTACCTCAAGAGCGACCGCGCGATCAAATACGCGCTGCTGTTTATCGCCCTGACCTTTGCCGGTTTCTTCCTCTTCGAAGTGCTCAAGAGCCTGGCGGTGCACCCGATTCAATATGCATTGGTGGGTGTTGCCTTGGCATTTTTCTACTTGCTGCTGTTGTCATTGTCCGAGCACCTGGGCTTTGCCCTGGCGTACCTGATATCGGCAAGTGCCTGCGTGCTGTTGATCGGTTTCTACGTGTGCCATGTGCTGCGCAGCGTTGCCCATGGCATGGGGTTTTCGGCGGGGTTGGCGGCGTTGTATGGCTTGCTGTACGGGTTGTTGAGTGCCGAGGATTACGCGCTGCTGATGGGCTCGCTGCTGCTGTTCGGGCTGCTGGGTACGGTGATGGTGCTGACGCGCAAACTGGACTGGTATGGCGTGGGCAAGCGCAAGCCGGCCGAGCCGTTGACGTTCGACCTAGAGGCGGTGCAATGATCGGGTTGCGGGAGGATCAGCAAGTAGGGGCGCAGTTAGCCGCAAGGATCGCCACATTCCTCAAAACCACCACCGTCCAATGTGGGAGTGGGCTTGCCCGCGATAGCGGTGGTTCAGAAACAGATGTGCTGAATGACATACCGCGATCGCGGGCAAGCCCGCTCCCACATTGGGTCGGTGTGAACATCAGGTCGGCGGCTGGGTCTCCAGCATCGAAGGCCGTTGGCTGACTTCGGCGTACCAGGCGGCAAGCTTGGGGTTATCCGAGCGCCATTGCAGGTCCGGGTGGCGGAAGTCGAGGTAGCCCAGGGCGCAGGCCACGCTGATGGACGCAATGTCGAAGTGGCTGGCCAGTTCGGCGATGGCATCCTGCTCCAGTTCGGCGACGGCGCGGCGGATCTTGTTGCGCTGCTCGTCGAGCCACGGTGCCCAGTGTTTTTCCACTGGACGCAGGGCGGTCTCGTAACGCACCAGCACGGCGGCATCCATGATCCCGTCGGCCAGCGACGCCAGGGTCAGGCGGCGCCAGCGGGCCGAGCCGTCACGAGGGATCAGCGGGTTGCCGACATGCTGGTGGTCGAGGTAATCGAGGATCACCCGGCTGTCGTGCAGCACACTGCCGTCGGCCAGGCGCAGGGCCGGGATCTTGCCCACGGGGTTGCCTTGTACCACCTGCGCGTCAGGGGTGACCGGTGTCGGCATGCAGGCCTGCAACGCTACACGGTCCTGCTGGCCGGTCTCGATCAGCAACACGCGCACTTTGCGTACGAACGGGGAAGCGGGGTTATGGAACAAGGTCATGCTGGGAGCGGACATGGGCATTCCTCTGAATGGGCTGTGGCTAGCCTAGAGGGTTGCGCGGTGGCTGGCGAGGGGGAGTGCGGGGGTTTTTGAGGGCCTCATCGGGGGCAAGCCCCCTCTCACAGTTGACCGAGTCGTCATGACGAGCGCAGAACGCATGTGGGAGGGGCGGTGCGACGATTCGACTTGCCCCCGATAGCGCCCTCAGCCACGCCGCTTGAACAACGCCCAACTACCAATGGCAGCCGGTATGCCCAACCCCACCCAACTCAACGAATCCCACCCCCCATCCCCCAGCAACGCTGCAAATAACCCGGCGGCGCTGAGCAGGCCGATCCCCAGCGGAATGCCAAACACCTTCCAGAAACTCGACTGCCTTGGCTTCATGCCTTGCCTGCCTTGCGCCGCACGACCCACAGGTAAATGCCACTGCCCAGCACGATGAGGGTCAGCACATCCAACACCGCCCACAGGACCTTCATCGGCATGCCGCCATAGTCACCAAAGTGCAGGGGCTGGGACATGCCCATGGCGTCCATGTACCACGGCCGTGCGGCGATGGCGGTGACGGCCAGGGTGCTGGCGTCGATCAGTACCGGTGTGAGCAGGTGCGAGGTCAGGTGCGTGCTGCCCTTCATGAACACCGCGTAATGGTGCTCGCTGGAAAAGCGCGTGCCGGGGAAGGCGATAAAGTCCGGCTGCATGCCGGGTGCTGCCTCGGCGGCAATCTTCAGCAGCTCGGTGGCCGGTGCGCGTTGGGTCAGCGGCGGGGCGTTCTTGTAGGGTTCGATCATTGCGCTGAGGCTGTCGGTACGCCAGGCGGCGATGATCAAATCGGCACAGGCGCTGATCACCCCGGTCACGCCGACCACCAGCGCCCAGGTCAGGGTGACCACACCGATCAGGTTGTGCAGGTCAAGCCAGCGCAGGCGCGTGGACTTGTCCTGGCGCACGGTGGCGAACTTCAAGCGGCGCATGAACGGCAGGTACAGCACCGTACCCGAGACGATGGCCACCACAAACAGCAGGCCCATGAACGCCAGCAGCCACTTGCCCGGCAGACCGGCGAACATATCCACATGCAAGCGCAGCAGGAACAGCGTCAGCCCGCCGTTCGCGGACGGCATCTCCACGGCTTCGCCGGTGCGCGCGTCGAGCATGAAGGTGTGGGATGAGTTGGGCTCGGTGCCGGCGGTGGCGGCCATGATCGCGATCACGCCGTTCTTGTCGTCTTCGTCCCAGGCGAGGTATTGCAGGGCTTCACCGGGGCGATGGGCCTGGGCCTTGGCCACCAGTTGTTCCAGGTTCAACTGCGGGGTGTCGACGGGCATCGCTTGCAGTTGCGGCTCATTGCCCAGCAGATGATCGATCTCATGGTGAAAGATCAGCGGCAGGCCGGTGAGGGCGAGCAGCAGCAGGAACACCGTACAGATCAGGCTGCTCCAGGTGTGGACGAAGGACCAGCGGCGGATGGTTTTGCTTTTCATGTGTATAGCCTTCAGACACACCCAGGCCGCCCACAGGGGCGGCCTGGGTGCTGACTCAGCTGATTACCACTGGTAGGTGGCACTGGCGACGACGCTGCGTTGGTCGCCGAAGTAGCAGTAGTTGCCGTCACAGGTCGACAGGTAGTCCTTGTTGAACAGGTTGGTGGCATTCAATTTCACCGACGCGCCCTTCAGGCTGTTGTCGAGGCGGCCGAGGTCGTAATGCACCGCGCCGTCGAACACGGTGTAGGCGTTAGCCTTGCCCAGCCAGGTGTTGGCCTGGTCGCCATAGGTATTGCCGGTGTAGCGGGCGCCCAAGCCGATGCCGAAACCGTCCAGTACGCCGCTGTGCCAGGTGTAGTCAGTCCAGAGCGAGGCTTGTTGATCAGGCATCAATGTCAGGCGGTTGCCTTTGTAGATACCTTTTTGCACCTCCGACTTTGCCAAGGTGTAGGCGGCAATGACCTTGAGGTTTTCGCTTACGTCAGACACCGCTTCCAGCTCCAGGCCCTTGACCTTCACTTCACCGGTCTGGTCGTTGATTTGCTGGCCCCCCGCACCGAGGGTGGTCACCTGCACATTCTTTTGGGTCAGGTCGTAGACCGCCGCACTCAACAGCGTATTGGAGCCGGGCGGCTGGTACTTGACCCCCATTTCCCATTGCTTGCCTTCCGTTGGTTTGAATGTCTTGAGCGCGTTTGTATCTGCGTTGCTCGCCGGTTGGAATGACTCGGCGTACGATACGTAGGGGACGAACCCCGAGTCGAACACATAGCTGAGCGCCGCGTTGCCACTGAAGTGTTTGATGCGGTCGGTGTTGGTCGCATCGCTATCGTTGAAGTAGGTGGTGCCCTGATGCACCCAATCCTCACGCCCGCCCAAGGTCAGGCGCCACTTATCCAGGGCCATCTGGTCTTGCACGTAGAGGCCGGTTTGCACGGTTTTCTGGTTGTAGTCGTAAAACGGCCTGACATCTGTCGGGCGCAGGGTTGGCTGGGTGTTGACCGGGTTGAAAATGTTGATACCCGAGGCTGTGCCGTATATCGCGCGATAGGAGGTATCGGTGCGCTGGTGATCCAGGCCCAGCAGCAGGGTATGGGTGATGTCGCCGGTGGCAAAGTCGGCCTGGAAATTGTTATCCACAGCGAACTGGCCAATGTTTTCGTCAACGTTGGTGGTCGAGCGGCTGATATTGCCCGCGGCATCAGCCGGGGAGAACGCGTAGGAACCGACGGTCAGTTGCTGGAACGACAACTCCGACTTGGTGTAGCGCAGGTTCTGCTTGAACTGCCAGGTATCGTTGAAACGATGCTCGAAGGCATAGCCCAGCGCGTAGTAGGTGCGGTCGTAGAACTCGTAGTCCGGGTCGCCCAGGTTTTTGTGGTGGGAGACCTCGCCCAGCGGCGATTTGATCTTGGTGCCCTGGATCGGCATGAACTGGCTGGTGGTGCCGGTATCGTCGCGAGTGAACTGCGACAACAGGGTCAGCTTGGTATCGGTGTCGATGTTCCAGGTCAGGCTGGGCGCGATGTTGTAGCGCTTGTTGTCGATGTGATCGACCTGGGTGCCGGCATCGCGCACCACGCCGCTGAGGCCATAGAGGAACTGGCCTTCATCATCGATCTTGCCGGTGCT
This genomic window contains:
- a CDS encoding anti-sigma factor, with translation MSATRPPMIEPKPPFWSRPRLFIGVCVAVIAGLGVAFYTQDNVKSTATLITTTQQPAAQIMAHKDYLEVQPIAITTPAPDQSLELWAIPNGGKPVSLGLLPEDGEGIIGLNPRQQASISKPVELMVSAESKGGSVSKQPTGPTVYQGALANR
- a CDS encoding DUF2780 domain-containing protein, with translation MKISRGFALSCLMSLAAAPVFAAGFSLGDAANAISGMQGGNNKAAAAAPSSETADLLTTLTSQLNITPEQAVGGTGAMLGLAKNKLSGNDYSQLGNSVPGLDQLSGNNALGSLGALSGMLGQNGGSKTSGLDGLLGNVKNTNDLNTAFSALGMDSGMVGQFAPLILQYLGGQGANSSLLGKLAQAWGTGS
- a CDS encoding acyltransferase, encoding MRRLLTGCLVTLLLLLNTLVLFGPLMVFALLKLVAPGRFRDYASWAVMWIAETWAEIDKLIFSLCIPTRWDIRGGDELRGDTSYLVISNHQSWVDIPALIQALNRRTPFFKFFLKKELIWVPFLGLAWWALDYPFMKRYTKAFLARHPELAGQDLKITQQACELFKRQPVTVVNYLEGTRFSEAKRKQQDSPFTHLLKPKAGGVAFVLAAMGEQLDAVLDVTVVYPQQKIPGFWDLISGAVPKVIIDIHTRELDPALWQGDYENDPAFRQSVQNWVNQLWKEKDARIAQLRAERI
- a CDS encoding ATP-dependent zinc protease; translation: MKLLLASLALAALPVMAAEPTLYGRYEYIQLPEIGETFKAKMDTGALTASLSARDIETFTRDGDDWVRFRLGGKDAGNKVYEHKVSRISKIKSRADEDDEKDEATVAKRPVIDLEMCLGNVKRTVEVNLTDRSSFNYPLLIGAKALREFGAAVNPARRYTADKPDC
- the creB gene encoding two-component system response regulator CreB, translated to MPHILIVEDEAAIADTLIFALQGEGFTTTWLSLGQDALAHQRQTPADLIILDIGLPDITGFETCKQLRRFSEVPVMFLSARDGEIDRVVGLEIGADDYVVKPFSPREVAARVRAILKRVGPGVAPAVFQVDLERMQISFRGHPLSLTRHEFRLLQSLLEQPERVFSREQLLDAVGVPADAGYERNIDSHIKSLRSKLRSVAADAEPIQTHRGLGYSYSPSHS
- the creC gene encoding two-component system sensor histidine kinase CreC, with protein sequence MRLGLRIFLVYALFIGLTGYFVLNTVMKEIRPGVRQSTEETLVDTANLLAEVLRDDVRNGTLGQSHWPELLKAYGNRQPGATIWGLPKNQVNHRIYVTDAQGKVLLDSSGEAVGQDYSKWNDVYLTLRGEYGARSTRSEADDPTSSVMHVGAPIRDNGQIIGVVTVAKPNSSLQPYIDRTERRLLWYGAGLVILGLLLGAVLSWWLSVALRRLTAYAEAVSEGRRAELPHYRGGELKQLSTAVEHMRTQLEGKAYVEHYVHTLTHELKSPLAAIRGAAELLQGDMTREQQQRFVGNIDSESARLQQLIERLLSLAQVEQRQGLEEQVSIPLAALVDAVLNAQCARIEGAGLQVEQTIAADVQVFGEPFLLRQALGNLLDNALDFTPPGGVLRFSAHTRHNDVQISLFNQAAAIPDYALPRLSERFYSLPRPASGRKSTGLGLNFVEEVMKLHGCALQIGNVPGGVQVVLHLHTVSTLPT
- the creD gene encoding cell envelope integrity protein CreD, translated to MNRSLLFKLGAIALLILLLLIPLLMINGIISDRQQLRDGVLMDIARSSSYAQRLTGPVMVVPYRKTVREWKFNEKLNKRYEVTREERGRLYFLPDRFELDGKVQTELRARGIYQARLFHADNRISGRFELPAQLGITEDFADYRFEAAFLAVGISDIRGIENALKLELGGQRLEFEPGSLVDWLGEGVHVTLPEQDSKKPGVIDFAFDLRLQGTEQLQVVPVGKTSQVSLASNWPHPSFIGNFLPAQREVTDNGFTANWQTSFFSTNLEQALQTCLDGQGCNDFNNRSFGVNFIDPVDQYLKSDRAIKYALLFIALTFAGFFLFEVLKSLAVHPIQYALVGVALAFFYLLLLSLSEHLGFALAYLISASACVLLIGFYVCHVLRSVAHGMGFSAGLAALYGLLYGLLSAEDYALLMGSLLLFGLLGTVMVLTRKLDWYGVGKRKPAEPLTFDLEAVQ
- a CDS encoding glutathione S-transferase, whose product is MSAPSMTLFHNPASPFVRKVRVLLIETGQQDRVALQACMPTPVTPDAQVVQGNPVGKIPALRLADGSVLHDSRVILDYLDHQHVGNPLIPRDGSARWRRLTLASLADGIMDAAVLVRYETALRPVEKHWAPWLDEQRNKIRRAVAELEQDAIAELASHFDIASISVACALGYLDFRHPDLQWRSDNPKLAAWYAEVSQRPSMLETQPPT
- a CDS encoding PepSY-associated TM helix domain-containing protein, which produces MKSKTIRRWSFVHTWSSLICTVFLLLLALTGLPLIFHHEIDHLLGNEPQLQAMPVDTPQLNLEQLVAKAQAHRPGEALQYLAWDEDDKNGVIAIMAATAGTEPNSSHTFMLDARTGEAVEMPSANGGLTLFLLRLHVDMFAGLPGKWLLAFMGLLFVVAIVSGTVLYLPFMRRLKFATVRQDKSTRLRWLDLHNLIGVVTLTWALVVGVTGVISACADLIIAAWRTDSLSAMIEPYKNAPPLTQRAPATELLKIAAEAAPGMQPDFIAFPGTRFSSEHHYAVFMKGSTHLTSHLLTPVLIDASTLAVTAIAARPWYMDAMGMSQPLHFGDYGGMPMKVLWAVLDVLTLIVLGSGIYLWVVRRKAGKA
- a CDS encoding TonB-dependent siderophore receptor, which gives rise to MSRMLDTLLRPSLLAVAIALSTPLASPALIAAEQTSSLRAYNLPAAPLASTLNQIASQAGLALTLNPTLASGKTSAPVKGQFDAPGALREALRGTGLQLEQSSAGTYTLVAIPEGVVALPMTNITGQGDAESAWGPVDGYVATRTAAGTKTDTALVEAPRSISIATREQMQDRNVQNLDDAVKYMPGIVSASYGSDTRYDWMRVRGFEPTQFLDGLPLPRGVYANPKAETWNLDRLALLRGPASSVYGQTPPGGLLDMVSRRPSAESSHAIQLQYGSDNYRQINFASTGKIDDEGQFLYGLSGVVRDAGTQVDHIDNKRYNIAPSLTWNIDTDTKLTLLSQFTRDDTGTTSQFMPIQGTKIKSPLGEVSHHKNLGDPDYEFYDRTYYALGYAFEHRFNDTWQFKQNLRYTKSELSFQQLTVGSYAFSPADAAGNISRSTTNVDENIGQFAVDNNFQADFATGDITHTLLLGLDHQRTDTSYRAIYGTASGINIFNPVNTQPTLRPTDVRPFYDYNQKTVQTGLYVQDQMALDKWRLTLGGREDWVHQGTTYFNDSDATNTDRIKHFSGNAALSYVFDSGFVPYVSYAESFQPASNADTNALKTFKPTEGKQWEMGVKYQPPGSNTLLSAAVYDLTQKNVQVTTLGAGGQQINDQTGEVKVKGLELEAVSDVSENLKVIAAYTLAKSEVQKGIYKGNRLTLMPDQQASLWTDYTWHSGVLDGFGIGLGARYTGNTYGDQANTWLGKANAYTVFDGAVHYDLGRLDNSLKGASVKLNATNLFNKDYLSTCDGNYCYFGDQRSVVASATYQW